A portion of the Streptomyces sp. NBC_01335 genome contains these proteins:
- a CDS encoding class I SAM-dependent methyltransferase, whose protein sequence is MLTVDFTRFPLAAGDRVLDLGCGAGRHAFECYRRGAQVVALDQNGEEIREVAKWFAAMKAEGEAPAGATATALEGDALNLPFPDDSFDVVIISEVMEHIPDDKGVLAEMVRVLKPGGRIAITVPRYGPEKVCWSLSDAYHEVEGGHIRIYKADELLRKIREAGLKPYGTHHAHALHSPYWWLKCAFGVDNDKALPVRAYHKLLVWDIMKKPAVTRVAEQLLNPVVGKSFVAYATKPHLPKAEA, encoded by the coding sequence GTGCTGACCGTCGACTTCACCCGCTTCCCGCTCGCCGCCGGTGACCGCGTGCTCGATCTCGGCTGCGGCGCCGGTCGGCACGCCTTCGAGTGCTACCGGCGCGGCGCCCAGGTCGTGGCCCTGGACCAGAACGGCGAGGAGATCCGCGAGGTCGCCAAGTGGTTCGCCGCGATGAAGGCCGAGGGCGAGGCCCCGGCCGGGGCGACCGCCACCGCGTTGGAGGGCGACGCCCTCAACCTGCCTTTCCCCGACGACTCGTTCGACGTCGTCATCATCTCCGAGGTGATGGAGCACATCCCCGACGACAAGGGCGTCCTCGCCGAGATGGTCCGCGTCCTCAAGCCCGGCGGACGCATCGCGATCACCGTGCCACGCTACGGCCCCGAGAAGGTCTGCTGGTCCCTCTCCGACGCCTACCACGAGGTCGAGGGCGGCCACATCCGCATCTACAAGGCCGACGAACTGCTCCGCAAGATCCGCGAAGCCGGACTGAAGCCGTACGGCACCCACCACGCCCATGCCCTGCACTCGCCCTACTGGTGGCTCAAGTGCGCCTTCGGCGTGGACAACGACAAGGCCCTGCCGGTCCGCGCCTACCACAAGCTGCTGGTGTGGGACATCATGAAGAAGCCCGCGGTGACCCGGGTCGCCGAGCAGCTGCTCAACCCGGTCGTCGGAAAGAGCTTCGTGGCGTACGCGACGAAGCCGCACCTCCCGAAGGCAGAGGCGTGA
- a CDS encoding prenyltransferase/squalene oxidase repeat-containing protein, with protein MTVRRSAAALATTAVLLASAAPAALADSSASPSPSASVSVPADPHAGLYGTSDPTYDGVWRQSLAFLAQKIEYVTPSVEAVNWLKLQQCDSGAFAAYRDFHEPCDAKTMTDTNSTAAAVQALAELTGEKTAVANGIDWLASVQNDDGGWGYTPGSPSDANSTAVVVGAFARAGKKLTDVTSSAGHTPYDVLRGLALPCGGKDGGAFAYQPDKKGALAANADATAAAVLGTMGKGLAAGSYNPGKAPVCTPGTNLTAEQVAQNGAHWLTSALAGSGHLDQAPMPGSETTDPQPDFGNTADAVVALAASGHQDKAASAVTWLEKNSAAWAKQSGPAAYAQLILAAHATGTDARDFGGADLVAQLNATGPAPAATAVPSPTPTGAQPAAGSTGSSGFSVWWLIGVGLAVGAGIGFLLSNRKDKGGR; from the coding sequence ATGACCGTACGCCGCAGCGCAGCCGCGCTCGCGACCACCGCCGTGCTCCTGGCGTCCGCCGCCCCGGCGGCGCTGGCCGACTCGTCCGCCAGTCCGTCGCCCTCCGCCTCCGTCTCCGTGCCCGCCGACCCGCACGCCGGTCTCTACGGCACCTCGGACCCGACGTACGACGGGGTCTGGCGTCAGTCGCTGGCCTTCCTGGCCCAGAAGATCGAGTACGTCACCCCGTCCGTGGAGGCGGTGAACTGGCTGAAGCTCCAGCAGTGCGACAGCGGCGCCTTCGCCGCGTACCGCGACTTCCACGAGCCGTGCGACGCCAAGACGATGACGGACACCAACTCCACCGCCGCCGCCGTGCAGGCGCTCGCCGAACTGACCGGCGAGAAGACGGCCGTGGCGAACGGCATCGACTGGCTGGCGTCCGTGCAGAACGACGACGGCGGCTGGGGCTACACCCCCGGCAGCCCCAGCGACGCGAACTCGACCGCGGTGGTCGTCGGCGCCTTCGCCCGCGCGGGCAAGAAGCTGACCGACGTGACCTCGTCCGCCGGGCACACCCCGTACGACGTGCTGCGCGGGCTCGCGCTGCCGTGCGGCGGCAAGGACGGCGGCGCGTTCGCCTACCAGCCGGACAAGAAGGGCGCGCTCGCCGCCAACGCGGACGCCACGGCGGCGGCCGTGCTCGGCACCATGGGCAAGGGCCTGGCGGCGGGCAGCTACAACCCGGGCAAGGCCCCCGTCTGCACCCCCGGCACCAACCTCACCGCCGAGCAGGTCGCCCAGAACGGCGCGCACTGGCTGACCTCCGCGCTCGCCGGTTCCGGCCACCTCGACCAGGCGCCGATGCCGGGCTCCGAGACCACCGACCCGCAGCCCGACTTCGGCAACACCGCCGACGCCGTCGTGGCGCTCGCCGCCTCCGGCCACCAGGACAAGGCCGCGTCCGCCGTCACCTGGCTGGAGAAGAACTCCGCCGCCTGGGCGAAGCAGTCCGGCCCGGCCGCGTACGCGCAGCTGATCCTCGCGGCGCACGCGACCGGCACCGACGCCCGCGACTTCGGCGGCGCCGACCTCGTCGCCCAGCTCAACGCGACCGGCCCGGCGCCCGCCGCGACCGCGGTCCCCTCCCCGACCCCGACCGGCGCGCAGCCCGCCGCCGGATCCACCGGCAGCTCCGGCTTCAGCGTCTGGTGGCTGATCGGCGTCGGCCTGGCCGTCGGCGCGGGCATCGGCTTCCTGCTCAGCAACCGCAAGGACAAGGGCGGCCGGTGA
- a CDS encoding prenyltransferase: protein MTLPERTEHLVLPGVLTPDQATATVAALLDTQCEDGALPWFRGHHLDPWDHTEAAMALDAAGEHEAAEAAYEWLARSQNQDGSWYAAYHDGDPEQPTDRGRESNFCAYVAVGVWHHYLATGDDAFVDRMWPMVYAAVEFVLGLQQPGGQIGWKREADGTPVADALLTGSSSVHHALRCALALAERREEPQPDWELATGALAHAIAAHPERFLDKSHYSMDWYYPVLGGAITGAEAQRRIDERWDEFVVPGLGVRCVLPNPWVTGGESCELALALWAMGESDRALEILQSIQHLREPGGLYWTGYVFEGERAFWPEELTTWTAGSLLLAVAALGGDEATTAVFGGERLPRGLEPDCCS, encoded by the coding sequence GTGACCCTCCCCGAACGGACCGAACACCTCGTCCTGCCCGGCGTCCTGACGCCGGATCAGGCGACAGCGACCGTCGCCGCACTCCTCGACACGCAGTGCGAGGACGGTGCGCTGCCCTGGTTCCGCGGCCACCACCTCGACCCGTGGGACCACACCGAGGCGGCGATGGCCCTCGACGCCGCCGGCGAACACGAGGCCGCCGAAGCCGCCTACGAATGGCTGGCCCGCAGCCAGAACCAGGACGGCTCCTGGTACGCCGCCTACCACGACGGCGATCCGGAGCAACCCACCGACCGCGGCCGGGAGTCCAACTTCTGCGCGTACGTGGCCGTCGGCGTCTGGCACCACTACCTCGCCACCGGCGACGACGCGTTCGTCGACCGGATGTGGCCGATGGTCTACGCGGCCGTCGAGTTCGTCCTCGGACTCCAGCAGCCCGGCGGCCAGATCGGCTGGAAGCGCGAAGCCGACGGCACCCCCGTCGCCGACGCGCTGCTCACCGGCTCCTCCTCGGTCCACCACGCCCTGCGCTGCGCCCTCGCACTCGCCGAACGACGCGAAGAGCCCCAGCCCGACTGGGAGTTGGCGACCGGGGCACTGGCCCACGCCATCGCCGCGCACCCGGAACGCTTCCTGGACAAGAGCCACTACTCGATGGACTGGTACTACCCGGTCCTCGGCGGCGCGATCACCGGAGCCGAGGCCCAGCGGCGCATCGACGAGCGCTGGGACGAGTTCGTCGTCCCCGGCCTCGGCGTGCGCTGCGTGCTGCCCAACCCCTGGGTCACCGGCGGCGAAAGCTGCGAACTCGCCCTGGCCCTCTGGGCGATGGGCGAGTCCGACCGGGCCCTGGAGATCCTCCAGTCCATCCAGCATCTGCGCGAACCCGGCGGCCTCTACTGGACCGGATACGTCTTCGAGGGCGAACGCGCCTTCTGGCCCGAGGAACTCACCACCTGGACCGCCGGATCACTGCTGCTCGCGGTGGCCGCGCTCGGGGGGGACGAGGCGACCACCGCGGTCTTCGGGGGAGAACGGCTGCCGAGGGGCCTGGAACCGGACTGCTGCTCCTGA
- a CDS encoding TetR family transcriptional regulator produces MTADARPPALPLTAGQRARRARILDATAELAGRGGFESVQMREVAEAAGVALGTLYRYFPSKVHLLVATLHDRLRLLSTTLADHPPAGRTPGERAAATLLRAFRALRREPELADAMLRALTFADRGVRAEVDAVSRLVTEIVLDAAGLAAPDAGQLSAVRVVEHTWHCALTAWLSGRAGAEQVRTDIETVCRLLDPVPAG; encoded by the coding sequence ATGACCGCTGACGCCCGGCCACCTGCACTTCCCCTGACGGCGGGCCAGCGGGCCCGCCGCGCCCGCATCCTGGACGCCACCGCGGAACTCGCCGGACGGGGCGGCTTCGAGTCCGTGCAGATGCGCGAGGTCGCGGAGGCCGCCGGGGTCGCCCTCGGGACCCTCTACCGCTACTTCCCGTCGAAGGTGCATCTGCTGGTCGCCACCCTGCACGACCGGCTGCGGCTGCTGAGCACCACGCTGGCCGACCACCCGCCGGCCGGACGCACCCCCGGGGAGCGGGCCGCCGCGACGCTGCTGCGCGCCTTCCGGGCGCTGCGCCGCGAACCCGAGCTGGCCGACGCCATGCTGCGGGCGCTGACCTTCGCGGACCGGGGGGTGCGCGCCGAGGTGGACGCCGTCTCCCGGCTGGTGACGGAGATCGTCCTGGACGCGGCGGGGCTGGCGGCCCCGGACGCCGGGCAGCTGTCGGCGGTGCGGGTGGTCGAGCACACCTGGCACTGCGCCCTCACCGCCTGGCTGTCCGGCCGCGCGGGGGCCGAGCAGGTGCGGACGGACATCGAGACGGTCTGCCGGCTGCTGGACCCGGTGCCGGCCGGCTGA
- a CDS encoding MFS transporter translates to MDRTTNGQTTGGNPGPLQEIKKPRGALVPVLAFAGITVAVMQTLLVPVIKDLPTLLHTAQSNATWVMTATLLAGAVSTPIMGRLGDLYGKRRMLIASLAVMVIGSLVCAFTDDLVIMIIGRALQGFAMGAIPLGIGIMRDELPPEKLGSSMALMSSSIGVGGGLGMPGAALVAQHADWHALFLGSAGVGVVALVLTVFLVPEPPLRAPGTFDYAGAFGLSLGLVALLLPITKGSEWGWTAPLTLGLIAGGLLILLVWGLYELRIAAPLVDLRTTARREVLLTNLVSIMVGISFYAVSLVVPQLLQLPKSTGYGLGQSMVVAGLCMAPLGLTMMFTAPVYARIAARRGPKVSLMIGMLVIAVGYGAGTLLMDAAWQTLVISSVLGAGIGLAYSSLPALIVGAVDASETGAANGLNTLMRSIGTSASSAVIGMVLANTSVHMGGVAVPSMHGFRLSFMIATGAVLVGLVLAAFLPSQRPARRLVLVADSESEALLAEAEALVAIDAVLHGEASVPRDAASVPGAGASAPSAGGSRIVAGSGGFHGRVLDAAGAPVARATVTLVDRQGRQAGLAVADDAGRYVLGAPPESGHVLVVTAAGYAPRARPAVCAANGRPVVTDLVLTAAAPERQGAGVSPAADTVQASPEAHAGEQHA, encoded by the coding sequence ATGGACCGGACGACGAACGGACAGACCACCGGGGGAAACCCCGGTCCGCTTCAGGAGATCAAGAAACCCAGGGGAGCGCTCGTCCCCGTACTGGCCTTCGCGGGCATCACCGTCGCGGTGATGCAGACCCTGCTCGTACCCGTCATCAAGGATCTGCCCACTCTTCTCCACACCGCCCAGTCGAACGCGACCTGGGTGATGACGGCGACGCTGCTCGCCGGTGCCGTGTCCACTCCGATCATGGGGCGGCTCGGCGATCTCTACGGAAAGCGGCGGATGCTGATAGCCAGCCTCGCCGTGATGGTGATCGGCTCGCTGGTCTGCGCCTTCACCGACGACCTCGTCATCATGATCATCGGCCGGGCGCTCCAGGGATTCGCGATGGGTGCGATCCCGCTCGGTATCGGCATCATGCGCGACGAGCTGCCGCCGGAGAAGCTCGGTTCGTCGATGGCGCTGATGAGCTCCTCGATCGGCGTGGGCGGCGGGCTCGGTATGCCCGGCGCGGCGCTGGTCGCCCAGCACGCCGACTGGCACGCGCTGTTCCTCGGTTCGGCGGGGGTCGGTGTGGTGGCCCTGGTCCTGACGGTCTTCCTGGTGCCCGAGCCGCCGCTGCGCGCGCCCGGCACCTTCGACTACGCGGGTGCGTTCGGCCTCTCGCTCGGGCTCGTCGCCCTGCTGCTGCCGATCACCAAGGGCAGCGAGTGGGGCTGGACCGCGCCGCTCACCCTCGGGCTGATAGCCGGCGGCCTGCTGATCCTCCTGGTCTGGGGACTGTACGAGCTGCGGATCGCCGCACCCCTGGTGGACCTGCGCACGACGGCCCGGCGTGAGGTGCTGCTGACCAACCTGGTCTCGATCATGGTCGGCATCTCCTTCTACGCCGTCTCCCTGGTCGTACCGCAGCTGCTCCAGCTGCCGAAGTCCACCGGGTACGGCCTCGGCCAGTCCATGGTGGTCGCCGGTCTGTGCATGGCGCCGCTGGGGCTGACGATGATGTTCACCGCTCCGGTGTACGCGCGGATCGCCGCCCGGCGCGGCCCGAAGGTCTCCCTGATGATCGGCATGCTGGTCATCGCGGTCGGCTACGGTGCCGGGACCCTGCTGATGGACGCGGCCTGGCAGACCCTGGTGATCTCCTCGGTGCTGGGCGCCGGCATCGGGCTCGCGTACTCCTCCCTCCCCGCGCTGATCGTCGGCGCGGTGGACGCCTCGGAGACCGGGGCCGCGAACGGCCTCAACACGCTGATGCGGTCGATCGGTACGTCTGCCTCCAGTGCCGTGATCGGCATGGTGCTGGCGAACACCTCGGTCCACATGGGCGGGGTGGCGGTCCCCTCGATGCACGGGTTCCGCCTGTCGTTCATGATCGCGACGGGGGCGGTGCTGGTCGGTCTCGTCCTGGCCGCGTTCCTGCCCTCGCAGCGCCCGGCCCGCCGCCTGGTGCTGGTCGCCGACAGCGAGAGCGAGGCGCTGCTCGCGGAGGCCGAGGCACTGGTGGCGATCGACGCGGTGCTGCACGGTGAGGCGTCCGTCCCGCGCGACGCGGCGTCCGTCCCGGGTGCGGGGGCGTCCGCGCCTTCCGCCGGGGGTTCCCGGATCGTCGCGGGTTCCGGCGGTTTCCACGGCCGGGTGCTGGACGCGGCGGGCGCGCCGGTGGCGCGGGCCACCGTGACCCTGGTCGACCGGCAGGGCCGGCAGGCCGGTCTGGCCGTCGCCGACGACGCGGGGCGGTACGTGCTGGGCGCCCCCCCCGAGTCGGGCCATGTGCTGGTCGTGACCGCCGCCGGGTACGCGCCGCGCGCCCGGCCCGCCGTGTGCGCGGCGAACGGGCGGCCGGTCGTGACCGACCTGGTGCTGACCGCCGCCGCCCCGGAGCGGCAGGGCGCCGGGGTGTCCCCTGCGGCCGACACGGTCCAGGCGTCGCCGGAGGCGCACGCGGGCGAGCAGCACGCCTGA
- a CDS encoding DHA2 family efflux MFS transporter permease subunit — protein MSAGPRSAPRRLRPRTWAAVAAACTGQFLVVLDVSVVNVALPSMRTDLGLSASGLSWVLNAYSIAFAGFMLLGGRAADLFGRKRMFLVGLGLFTAASLAGGLAQEGWQLLAARAGQGLGAAVLSPATLTLLTAALPEGPARVRAIGTWMAVGAGGGAAGGLIGGVLTDLLSWRWVLLINVPVGALVLAGAAFLLAEGRGGERRRLDLPGAVLVTAGLAALAYGIVQTEAAGWTAPATLVPLLGGIALLGAFVLVERHTAVPLMPLRVLGVRAVASANASMLLLGSATFSMWYFMTVYAQNVLGYTPLEAGLALLPTSAAIVLGSKLAPRFMARAGAKPMALTGILLTVAGFGWQSTMTADSHYAAGILLPGVLMAFGMGFVSTPLASLATSGAAPGDAGLVSGLVNTSRTMGGALGLAVLSTVAAARTGDSTTPAGLTAGYALAFRTASGVLLAAALLVLLWLPGAKAGRAAEGR, from the coding sequence ATGTCCGCCGGCCCCCGCTCTGCTCCCCGCCGCCTGAGACCTCGCACCTGGGCGGCGGTGGCCGCGGCCTGCACCGGTCAGTTCCTGGTCGTGCTCGACGTGTCCGTCGTCAATGTGGCGCTGCCCTCGATGCGGACCGACCTGGGGCTGAGCGCCTCCGGGCTCAGCTGGGTCCTCAACGCCTACTCGATCGCGTTCGCAGGGTTCATGCTGCTCGGCGGGCGGGCCGCCGACCTCTTCGGCCGCAAGCGGATGTTCCTCGTCGGCCTCGGGCTCTTCACCGCGGCCTCGCTCGCGGGCGGACTCGCGCAGGAGGGCTGGCAGCTGCTGGCCGCCCGCGCCGGACAGGGGCTCGGCGCCGCCGTTCTCTCACCGGCCACCCTCACCCTCCTCACCGCCGCGCTCCCGGAGGGCCCGGCGCGGGTCCGTGCGATAGGTACCTGGATGGCGGTGGGCGCGGGCGGCGGAGCGGCGGGCGGGCTCATCGGCGGGGTCCTCACGGACCTGCTCTCCTGGCGCTGGGTCCTGCTGATCAACGTGCCTGTCGGCGCCCTGGTCCTGGCCGGTGCCGCGTTCCTGCTCGCCGAGGGCCGGGGCGGCGAACGGCGAAGGCTCGACCTGCCGGGCGCCGTCCTCGTCACCGCGGGCCTCGCCGCTCTCGCGTACGGCATCGTGCAGACCGAGGCGGCCGGCTGGACGGCCCCGGCGACGCTCGTGCCGCTGCTCGGAGGCATCGCCCTGCTCGGCGCGTTCGTGCTGGTGGAACGGCATACGGCTGTCCCGCTGATGCCCCTGCGGGTACTGGGCGTACGGGCCGTGGCCTCGGCCAACGCGTCGATGCTGCTGCTCGGCTCGGCCACCTTCTCCATGTGGTACTTCATGACCGTGTACGCGCAGAACGTCCTCGGCTACACCCCGCTGGAAGCCGGACTCGCCCTGCTGCCCACCTCCGCCGCGATCGTCCTCGGCTCGAAACTCGCCCCGCGCTTCATGGCGCGTGCCGGTGCGAAGCCGATGGCCCTCACCGGCATCCTGCTCACCGTCGCGGGCTTCGGATGGCAGTCCACCATGACCGCCGACAGCCACTACGCGGCCGGCATCCTGCTCCCCGGCGTCCTGATGGCCTTCGGGATGGGCTTCGTCTCCACTCCGCTCGCCTCCCTCGCCACCTCCGGCGCCGCGCCCGGGGACGCAGGCCTCGTCTCCGGCCTGGTCAACACCTCCCGCACGATGGGCGGGGCGCTCGGGCTCGCGGTGCTCTCCACCGTCGCCGCCGCCCGCACCGGCGACTCGACCACCCCGGCCGGCCTCACCGCCGGATACGCCCTCGCCTTCCGTACCGCCTCCGGGGTGCTGCTGGCGGCGGCCCTGCTGGTGCTCCTCTGGCTGCCGGGTGCGAAGGCGGGGCGGGCGGCCGAGGGGCGCTGA
- a CDS encoding response regulator transcription factor, with protein MPQDHRPAPSVRVLLAEDQGMMRGALALLLGMEPDFEVVAQVGSGEEIVPAALTSRPDVALLDIELPVRSGLDAAADLREQVPDCRVLILTTFGRPGYLRRAMEAGASGFLVKDGPVEELAGAIRKVLAGETVVDPALAAAALGAGPSPLTARERDALNAASGGATVADIARKLHLSESTVRNYLSSAIGKTGTRNRTEAARAARQQGWL; from the coding sequence ATGCCGCAGGACCACCGCCCCGCCCCGTCCGTCCGCGTGCTGCTCGCCGAGGACCAGGGGATGATGCGGGGCGCGCTCGCCCTGCTGCTGGGAATGGAGCCGGACTTCGAGGTGGTCGCCCAGGTGGGTTCCGGGGAGGAGATCGTGCCCGCGGCTCTCACCTCGCGGCCCGACGTGGCACTCCTCGACATCGAACTCCCGGTGCGCAGCGGCCTGGACGCCGCCGCCGACCTGCGTGAGCAGGTGCCGGACTGCCGGGTGCTGATCCTGACGACGTTCGGGCGTCCCGGGTATCTGCGACGGGCGATGGAGGCGGGCGCCTCGGGCTTCCTGGTCAAGGACGGCCCGGTGGAGGAGCTGGCCGGGGCGATCCGCAAGGTGCTGGCCGGAGAGACCGTGGTCGATCCGGCCCTCGCGGCGGCCGCGCTGGGTGCGGGGCCGAGCCCGCTCACCGCACGCGAACGGGACGCCCTGAACGCGGCCTCCGGTGGTGCGACCGTGGCGGACATCGCGCGGAAGCTGCACCTGTCGGAGTCGACGGTGCGGAACTACCTCTCCTCCGCGATCGGCAAGACCGGGACCCGTAACCGCACGGAGGCGGCCCGGGCGGCCCGGCAGCAGGGCTGGCTCTGA
- a CDS encoding glycosyltransferase family 4 protein, with amino-acid sequence MTAEAMKTDPGAGHGAPAGADDRPLRIALLTYKGNPFCGGQGVYVRHLGRELARLGHSVEVIGAQPYPVLDEGVPLTELPSLDLYRQPDPFRTPGWGEYRDWIDLAEVATMWTGGFPEPLTFSLRAGRHLRSRRGEFDVIHDNQTLGYGLLGDLGAPLVTTIHHPITVDRRLDLAAATTRTRAFSVRRWYGFTRMQKRVARRLPHVLTVSGSSRQEIVDDLGVRPEVVDVVHIGADTDLWSPDPSVREVPGRIVTTSSADVPLKGLVHLVEALGKVRAGHPDAHLVVVGKRAEDGPVARAIERLGLGDAVEFVKGISDAELVDLVRGAQVACVPSLYEGFSLPAAEAMATGTPLVATTGGAIPEVTGRDGETCLAVPPGDPDALATALTRMLDDPGLRARLGAAGRDRVLARFTWARAAAGTADLYRRAIAARGARR; translated from the coding sequence GTGACCGCCGAGGCCATGAAGACGGACCCCGGCGCGGGACACGGCGCCCCCGCCGGAGCGGACGACCGCCCGTTGCGGATCGCCCTCCTCACGTACAAGGGCAACCCGTTCTGCGGCGGCCAGGGCGTCTACGTCCGCCACCTCGGCCGCGAGCTGGCGCGCCTCGGCCACAGCGTCGAAGTGATCGGCGCCCAGCCCTACCCGGTGCTCGACGAGGGCGTCCCGCTCACCGAACTGCCCAGCCTCGACCTCTACCGGCAGCCCGACCCGTTCCGGACCCCCGGGTGGGGCGAGTACCGCGACTGGATCGACCTCGCGGAGGTCGCCACCATGTGGACCGGCGGATTCCCCGAACCGCTCACCTTCTCGCTGCGGGCCGGCCGCCATCTGCGGTCCCGGCGCGGCGAGTTCGACGTGATCCACGACAACCAGACGCTCGGCTACGGCCTGCTCGGCGACCTCGGCGCCCCGCTCGTCACCACCATCCACCACCCCATCACCGTCGACCGCCGGCTCGACCTGGCCGCCGCCACGACCCGCACGCGCGCCTTCTCCGTACGCCGCTGGTACGGCTTCACCCGCATGCAGAAGCGGGTCGCCCGCCGGCTGCCGCACGTCCTGACCGTCTCCGGCTCGTCCCGCCAGGAGATCGTCGACGACCTCGGGGTTCGCCCCGAGGTCGTCGACGTGGTCCACATCGGCGCCGACACCGACCTCTGGTCGCCCGACCCCTCGGTCCGCGAGGTGCCCGGGCGGATCGTCACCACCTCCAGCGCCGACGTCCCCCTCAAGGGGCTCGTCCACCTCGTGGAGGCGCTCGGCAAGGTCCGGGCCGGACACCCCGACGCCCACCTCGTGGTCGTCGGCAAGCGCGCCGAGGACGGACCCGTCGCCCGGGCCATCGAACGCCTCGGCCTCGGCGACGCCGTCGAGTTCGTCAAGGGCATCAGCGACGCCGAACTCGTCGACCTGGTGCGCGGCGCCCAGGTCGCCTGCGTCCCCTCGCTGTACGAAGGGTTCTCGCTGCCCGCCGCCGAGGCGATGGCCACCGGCACCCCGCTCGTCGCCACCACCGGCGGGGCGATCCCCGAGGTCACCGGCCGTGACGGGGAGACCTGCCTCGCCGTGCCGCCCGGCGACCCCGACGCCCTCGCGACCGCCCTCACCCGGATGCTGGACGACCCCGGGCTGCGCGCCAGACTCGGCGCGGCCGGCCGCGACCGGGTGCTCGCCCGCTTCACCTGGGCCAGGGCGGCGGCCGGCACCGCAGACCTCTACCGCCGGGCCATCGCCGCCCGGGGGGCCCGCAGGTGA
- a CDS encoding class I SAM-dependent methyltransferase, whose protein sequence is MPVHEGLALYAAAVDAARLGLPLLEVGSYCGRSTVLLADASRTAGLTALTVDHHRGSEEQQPGWEYHDASLVDPEVGRMDTLPTFRRTLHAAGLEDHVVALVGRSPQVAAVWGGLLGLVFVDGGHTDEHAMGDYEGWAPHLAEGGLLVIHDVFPDPADGGQAPYRVHQRALASGAFAEISVTDSLRVLRRTGQGI, encoded by the coding sequence ATGCCGGTGCACGAGGGGCTGGCGCTGTACGCGGCGGCCGTCGACGCGGCCCGGCTCGGGCTGCCGCTGCTGGAGGTCGGCAGCTACTGCGGGCGCTCCACCGTCCTCCTCGCCGACGCGTCCCGTACCGCCGGGCTGACCGCGCTCACCGTCGACCACCACCGGGGCAGCGAGGAGCAGCAGCCGGGGTGGGAGTACCACGACGCGTCCCTGGTCGACCCCGAGGTCGGCCGGATGGACACGCTGCCGACGTTCCGCCGGACCCTGCACGCGGCCGGGCTGGAGGACCACGTGGTGGCGCTGGTGGGGCGCTCGCCGCAGGTCGCGGCGGTCTGGGGCGGGCTGCTCGGGCTGGTCTTCGTCGACGGCGGGCACACCGACGAGCACGCGATGGGCGACTACGAGGGCTGGGCGCCGCACCTCGCCGAGGGCGGCCTGCTGGTGATCCACGACGTGTTCCCCGATCCGGCGGACGGCGGGCAGGCGCCGTACCGGGTGCATCAGCGGGCGCTCGCCTCCGGTGCCTTCGCGGAGATCTCGGTGACCGACTCGCTGCGCGTGCTGCGGCGTACGGGGCAGGGGATCTGA
- a CDS encoding N-acetylmuramoyl-L-alanine amidase, with product MPYSSVPPTPPSVRPAAGRPVRTASFAALAVLCLLPLTGCGGAQVKAQPHAGAPAPSVTASPATSAPAPDESPRGTSSKGPLTGRTVVIDPGHNPHNHEHTGEIARQVDIGTGHKECDTTGTSTDAGYAEARFTLDVAHRMRELLEAQGAKVLLTYDDDRAYGPCVDERARIGNAAKADAVVSVHADGSAVGNRGFHVILPARVRDGAADTSRIVSSSRDLGTRIAGRFVAATGSAPSNYIGGGTGLDVRDDLGGLNLSTVPKVFIECGNMRDPKDAALLTSARWRQSAAQGISDGISSYLKG from the coding sequence GTGCCGTACTCCAGCGTTCCCCCCACACCGCCCTCCGTCCGCCCGGCCGCAGGCCGTCCCGTCCGCACCGCCTCGTTCGCCGCGCTCGCCGTCCTCTGCCTGCTGCCCCTCACCGGGTGCGGCGGTGCCCAGGTGAAGGCGCAGCCGCACGCGGGGGCCCCGGCCCCCTCGGTGACCGCGTCACCCGCCACGTCCGCACCGGCACCCGACGAGAGCCCGAGGGGGACCTCGTCGAAGGGGCCACTCACCGGCCGTACGGTGGTGATCGACCCCGGCCACAATCCGCACAACCACGAGCACACCGGTGAGATCGCGCGGCAGGTGGACATCGGTACGGGGCACAAGGAGTGCGACACGACCGGGACGTCCACCGACGCCGGTTACGCGGAGGCCCGGTTCACGCTGGACGTGGCCCACCGGATGCGGGAGCTGCTGGAGGCGCAGGGCGCGAAGGTGCTCCTGACGTACGACGACGACCGCGCGTACGGTCCGTGCGTGGACGAGCGGGCGCGGATCGGCAACGCGGCGAAGGCCGATGCCGTGGTCTCCGTCCACGCGGACGGTTCGGCCGTGGGCAACCGGGGGTTCCACGTGATCCTGCCCGCGCGCGTGCGGGACGGGGCGGCGGACACCTCGCGGATCGTGAGCTCCTCGCGCGACCTGGGAACCCGTATCGCGGGCAGGTTCGTGGCGGCCACCGGGAGCGCGCCGTCCAATTACATCGGCGGGGGAACGGGGTTGGACGTGCGCGACGACCTCGGCGGGCTCAACTTGTCCACGGTTCCGAAGGTGTTCATCGAGTGCGGCAACATGCGCGACCCGAAGGACGCCGCGCTGCTGACCAGCGCGCGCTGGCGGCAGAGCGCCGCCCAGGGGATCAGTGACGGCATCAGCAGCTACCTGAAGGGGTAG